In uncultured Ilyobacter sp., a genomic segment contains:
- the ppk1 gene encoding polyphosphate kinase 1 encodes MGNNYEYNHFYNRELSWLEFNQRVLEETFDSINPLLERLKFLAITSSNLDEFFMVRVAGLIAQYEEGVVKKDISGLTPEEQLKAINKRVKTFVQDQYISYKEILSILNKKNHLKIKKYSQLDKKQKNYADEFYNETLFPILTPMGIDASRPFPHILTGSLNIVVHLKNGEEKHMSIVQVPRVVNRIIELPCNSGREFILIEELIKSNLQNLFPGCNILDTGFFRITRNADMIIDEDEADDLLIEIEKELQKRKWGEPVRMEYDKDISETSLEFLTKNLKIQFSNLYEVDGPIDLTFIFELMGHGGFYDIKYEKYTPKRYAKLEKEAIYETLKKEDMILSHPYDSFDHISDLIEAAAKDKNVLAIKQTLYRVSGDSPIISSLIKAAKSNKQVTVMVELKARFDEERNIKWAKELEKSGCHVIYGIKGLKTHAKCLLIVRRESSGIKRYLHLGTGNYNNSTAKLYTDLSLLTTNEELCADVSNLFNILTGFSQNSKWKRLITAPKDMRDEFYRLIDREIQHGNKGKKAKIIVKVNSLVDEKIIRKLYDASRAGVEVVLIVRGACCLKTGIKGISENIKVFSLVGRFLEHTRVYHFENNGDPELYLSSADWMGRNLDRRIETLFPVIKSGPYKKVMETIDSILRDNVKLRQLDENGTYFKVKNDKKNFSSQEYLFGKKQ; translated from the coding sequence ATGGGGAATAATTATGAATATAATCATTTTTATAATAGAGAGCTAAGCTGGTTAGAGTTTAATCAGAGGGTTTTAGAGGAAACATTTGATTCCATAAATCCACTTTTGGAAAGACTTAAATTTTTGGCCATAACTTCTTCAAATCTAGATGAATTTTTTATGGTGAGGGTGGCAGGTCTTATAGCCCAGTATGAAGAGGGAGTTGTAAAAAAAGATATCTCAGGTTTAACCCCTGAAGAACAGTTAAAGGCAATTAATAAAAGAGTAAAAACATTTGTTCAGGATCAATATATCTCTTACAAAGAAATACTCTCAATATTAAATAAAAAAAATCATCTCAAGATCAAAAAATATTCCCAACTGGATAAAAAGCAAAAAAATTATGCCGACGAATTTTATAATGAAACCCTTTTTCCTATCCTAACACCAATGGGCATAGATGCATCTAGGCCATTTCCGCATATTTTGACAGGATCACTAAATATTGTGGTTCACCTTAAGAATGGAGAGGAAAAACATATGTCCATTGTGCAGGTCCCAAGGGTTGTCAACAGGATAATAGAACTCCCATGTAACTCTGGAAGAGAATTTATCCTCATCGAAGAACTTATAAAATCCAACCTCCAAAACCTTTTCCCTGGATGTAATATTTTGGATACTGGTTTTTTTAGAATAACAAGAAATGCAGATATGATAATTGATGAAGATGAGGCAGATGATCTCCTTATCGAGATAGAAAAAGAGCTTCAAAAAAGAAAATGGGGGGAACCTGTTAGAATGGAATATGACAAGGATATTTCAGAGACCTCTCTTGAATTTCTGACGAAAAATCTAAAAATTCAATTTTCAAACCTTTATGAGGTAGACGGCCCCATTGACCTGACTTTTATCTTTGAACTTATGGGTCATGGTGGATTTTACGATATAAAATATGAAAAATATACCCCAAAGAGATATGCTAAACTTGAAAAAGAGGCTATATATGAGACACTGAAAAAAGAGGACATGATACTTTCTCATCCTTATGATTCTTTTGATCATATTTCTGACCTTATAGAGGCTGCCGCCAAAGATAAAAATGTCCTAGCAATAAAACAGACTCTATATAGAGTTAGCGGAGATTCGCCTATAATAAGTTCACTCATAAAGGCTGCTAAATCCAATAAGCAGGTCACTGTTATGGTAGAACTGAAAGCTCGATTTGACGAAGAGAGAAATATAAAGTGGGCAAAAGAGCTAGAAAAGTCCGGATGTCATGTTATCTATGGGATAAAAGGACTTAAAACCCATGCAAAATGTCTTCTCATTGTCAGAAGGGAATCTTCAGGGATAAAGAGATATCTTCATTTAGGAACGGGAAATTACAACAACTCAACGGCTAAATTATATACGGATCTTTCCCTTCTTACTACAAATGAAGAACTTTGTGCCGATGTAAGTAACCTTTTCAATATTCTTACAGGATTCTCTCAAAACAGTAAGTGGAAAAGATTGATAACAGCACCAAAGGACATGCGGGATGAATTTTACAGGTTAATTGATCGGGAGATTCAGCATGGAAATAAAGGGAAAAAAGCAAAAATCATAGTAAAAGTAAACTCTCTCGTAGATGAAAAAATCATTAGAAAACTTTATGATGCATCTAGGGCCGGTGTAGAGGTAGTTCTTATTGTAAGGGGAGCCTGTTGCTTAAAGACAGGTATAAAAGGTATAAGTGAAAATATAAAAGTTTTTAGTTTGGTTGGAAGATTTTTAGAACATACTCGTGTTTACCATTTTGAGAATAATGGTGACCCAGAACTATATCTTTCCAGTGCCGACTGGATGGGTAGAAATCTTGACAGAAGAATAGAAACTCTTTTTCCCGTTATAAAGTCTGGTCCTTATAAAAAAGTTATGGAAACCATCGATTCAATCTTAAGGGACAACGTAAAGTTGAGACAACTAGATGAAAATGGAACTTATTTTAAAGTAAAAAATGATAAAAAGAACTTCTCCTCTCAGGAATATCTTTTTGGGAAAAAACAATAA
- a CDS encoding HD domain-containing protein: MSAISVIEISPTSVEMIICEKSKDKINILENVTEELNIFLDSEKSNYISFEKGKKLCNILNRMRTLSKGYGVKNILTVTTSSFNSVKNLLFILDQIKIKVGLEVTVLTTFEKKKLLFKKFLIKKNEIIPPRKNTLLLNIGSATTDFFIINGKKLMINEFISAGGYKFAEIINNYELTPKESINFIQEYIENYLNEIKKEVGRKKINSLILLGESENILTKTKGQFSNLHYEKLEEIIEDLNEESFKNIAQKHSLTSIQATTIFARLSLLKHIADYFDIPAIKIFYYDTKYLMAFEHFYPKEKENIEEELWELTIQAVIDKANKFSFDKNHSAFVQKVSKNLFDILEPLHNMDKIEKRHLELAAFLHDIGKYVNFSSHQNHSQYIITNSFIPGLTEEDLNVVGLLCYFHNIAFSEYSENIENLSGKRQMDIMKLAAILKLSVALDRSKRQKIKNIKFELKDYEIIIDITLLEDYRIETISFDHQKAFFRDVFGINPVLKINRRLYGE; this comes from the coding sequence ATGTCTGCTATTTCAGTTATCGAAATATCACCCACATCTGTAGAAATGATCATTTGTGAGAAATCAAAAGATAAAATTAATATTTTAGAAAATGTAACCGAAGAACTCAACATTTTTTTAGATTCAGAAAAAAGCAACTATATCTCCTTCGAAAAGGGAAAAAAACTTTGCAATATCTTAAATAGAATGAGAACACTTTCTAAGGGGTACGGTGTAAAAAATATTCTAACAGTGACTACTAGCAGTTTCAACTCAGTAAAGAATCTTCTTTTTATTTTAGACCAAATTAAGATAAAAGTAGGCTTAGAAGTAACTGTTTTAACTACCTTTGAGAAGAAAAAACTTCTTTTTAAAAAATTTCTCATCAAAAAAAATGAAATAATCCCTCCGAGAAAAAATACCCTATTACTTAATATTGGCTCTGCCACCACTGACTTTTTTATCATCAATGGAAAAAAACTTATGATAAATGAATTTATCTCAGCAGGTGGCTATAAGTTCGCAGAGATCATAAATAACTATGAACTTACCCCCAAGGAAAGCATTAATTTTATTCAAGAGTATATAGAAAATTATCTAAACGAGATAAAAAAAGAAGTGGGAAGAAAAAAAATAAATAGTCTTATTCTGCTAGGTGAATCTGAAAATATCCTCACAAAAACAAAGGGACAGTTTTCAAACCTCCACTATGAAAAACTTGAAGAAATTATAGAAGACTTAAATGAAGAATCATTTAAAAATATAGCCCAGAAACATTCCCTCACATCTATCCAGGCCACAACAATATTTGCAAGACTTTCTTTACTGAAGCACATTGCAGATTATTTTGATATACCTGCAATAAAAATATTTTATTATGATACAAAATACCTCATGGCCTTTGAGCATTTTTACCCAAAAGAAAAAGAGAATATAGAGGAAGAGTTGTGGGAACTTACTATTCAGGCTGTAATAGATAAAGCAAATAAATTTAGTTTTGATAAAAATCACTCAGCTTTTGTCCAAAAAGTCTCAAAAAATCTTTTTGACATTCTAGAGCCCCTGCATAATATGGATAAAATTGAAAAAAGACACCTTGAACTGGCTGCTTTTCTTCATGATATAGGTAAGTATGTCAATTTTAGCTCACATCAAAACCACTCTCAGTATATTATTACAAATTCTTTTATACCTGGACTTACAGAAGAAGACTTAAATGTTGTAGGACTTTTATGTTATTTTCACAACATCGCTTTTTCAGAGTATTCTGAAAATATAGAGAATCTAAGCGGAAAAAGACAGATGGATATCATGAAACTCGCTGCAATACTAAAATTATCAGTAGCCCTAGACAGAAGCAAGAGACAAAAGATAAAAAATATAAAATTTGAATTAAAAGATTATGAAATAATTATAGATATAACTCTCCTAGAAGATTATCGTATAGAGACTATATCTTTTGATCATCAAAAAGCATTTTTTAGAGATGTCTTTGGTATAAATCCTGTACTCAAGATAAATAGGAGGCTTTATGGGGAATAA
- a CDS encoding CHAD domain-containing protein, whose translation MYKFEFFYREIKKMSKILEENLEKIYLSNDTETVHKCRVSIRKIRGILKIFKCPKELEVPLKEIASMLGPLRDLEVQIDFLKNRLEIDSSLGELLDDFLYKREILKRDLVKSIPDFHRKNFLYEVNTLLKNKEIYEYKIYHDLYEKVQEIIMNHPVNINSKELHELRIKMKKIRYMLEALSVEKKEYKEFIVFFKQYQDCLGEIHDIDVWLDILSEKISEFGKLRSYLRKKRHREIIAFKNTLHDIPSVLGKILATAAINSIAEFENSQEIRSMRNSKSEKLSMAEKLALELSPDPQHIKRVREKSVKIFREVREVINLNEEDVFFLEAGALLHDIGYSISEKRHNDHSCEIIASSEYLPFSSEERVVISMIAKNHRGKFSLINGLDRVLPSKEISRINKLSGIVKAADGMEFESLEYVENFDIKVCDGELVFELGDISEALTERFSKKSALLKESFKKDFKKRKRG comes from the coding sequence ATGTATAAATTTGAATTTTTTTATCGTGAGATAAAAAAGATGTCAAAAATATTAGAAGAAAATCTTGAAAAGATATATCTCAGCAACGACACGGAAACAGTCCATAAATGCAGAGTAAGTATTCGGAAGATAAGGGGAATCTTAAAGATTTTCAAATGCCCTAAGGAGTTAGAGGTTCCTTTGAAGGAAATAGCTTCTATGCTTGGACCTTTAAGGGATTTAGAGGTTCAGATAGATTTTCTTAAAAATAGATTAGAGATAGACAGCTCCCTAGGAGAGCTACTAGACGATTTTTTATATAAAAGGGAGATACTCAAAAGAGACCTCGTAAAGTCTATTCCGGATTTTCATAGAAAAAACTTCCTTTATGAGGTCAATACCCTTCTTAAAAACAAAGAAATTTATGAATATAAAATTTACCATGATTTATATGAAAAAGTTCAGGAAATAATAATGAACCACCCTGTGAATATCAATTCAAAAGAACTTCATGAACTCAGGATAAAAATGAAAAAGATAAGGTATATGCTAGAGGCTCTCTCTGTTGAGAAAAAGGAATATAAGGAATTTATTGTTTTTTTTAAACAATATCAAGACTGCTTGGGAGAGATACACGACATAGATGTCTGGTTAGATATTTTAAGTGAGAAGATTTCAGAATTTGGAAAGCTGAGATCATATCTCAGAAAAAAAAGACATAGAGAAATTATTGCGTTCAAAAATACTCTTCACGATATACCTTCAGTTTTGGGGAAAATCCTAGCTACAGCAGCAATAAATTCAATAGCAGAATTTGAAAATAGCCAGGAGATCAGGTCTATGAGAAACTCGAAGAGTGAAAAACTTTCCATGGCTGAAAAACTTGCATTGGAATTATCACCAGATCCTCAGCATATAAAGAGGGTTAGGGAAAAATCAGTAAAGATATTTCGTGAGGTAAGAGAGGTCATTAATTTAAATGAAGAAGATGTATTTTTCTTAGAGGCCGGAGCCCTTCTTCACGATATCGGTTATTCCATATCAGAAAAAAGGCATAATGATCACTCCTGTGAGATCATCGCCTCTAGTGAGTACCTGCCATTTTCCTCAGAGGAAAGAGTAGTTATATCTATGATTGCAAAAAATCACAGGGGTAAATTCAGTCTGATAAACGGATTAGACAGAGTTCTTCCATCTAAGGAGATAAGTAGGATAAACAAGCTGTCTGGAATAGTAAAGGCTGCTGACGGGATGGAGTTTGAAAGTTTGGAGTATGTTGAAAACTTTGATATAAAAGTCTGTGACGGAGAACTTGTATTTGAGTTAGGGGATATTTCTGAGGCTCTTACCGAGAGGTTTTCTAAAAAATCCGCTCTTTTAAAAGAAAGTTTTAAAAAAGATTTTAAGAAGAGAAAAAGAGGCTAG